A single Lacerta agilis isolate rLacAgi1 chromosome 10, rLacAgi1.pri, whole genome shotgun sequence DNA region contains:
- the ETFRF1 gene encoding electron transfer flavoprotein regulatory factor 1 produces MTNPLRYKVLNLYKNLLYLGREYPKGADYFRTRLKAAFLKNKDVKEPEKIKELLARGEFVMKELEALYFLRKYRALKQRYYEEDGK; encoded by the exons ATGACCAATCCGTTAAGATACAAAGTGCTGAACCTTTACAAAAAT CTGCTGTACCTCGGAAGGGAATACCCCAAAGGGGCAGACTACTTTCGGACCCGGCTGAAGGCGGCGTTCTTGAAAAACAAGGACGTGAAGGAGCCCGAGAAAATCAAAGAACTCCTTGCCCGAGGGGAGTTTGTCATGAAAGAGCTGGAGGCTTTATACTTCCTCAGGAAATACCGAGCTCTGAAACAGCGTTACTATGAAGAGGATGGCAAATGA